One window of the Pedobacter ginsengisoli genome contains the following:
- the gldL gene encoding gliding motility protein GldL, whose protein sequence is MAANKKFDKMHLAISLGASVVILGALFKILHLGGVWGNYMIGAGLGVEAILFALTGFIQPEPEPAWERVYPELRDDFDGELPKASARPVAAPASFSSTAALDKMLVDAKIGPELIESLGTGLRTFGDKVAAISNVADVSTATAEFTGKIKGASASFDNLNNAFEKATSQLVEMGESNVASKSYHEQVNTLAKNLSALNAVYELELQDSSAHLKSMNKFYQNLSLTMNNFNESMEDSKQFKDEVGKLAKNLASLNAIYGNMLSAMNQPRG, encoded by the coding sequence TGGAGCACTTTTCAAAATCCTACACCTTGGTGGTGTTTGGGGTAATTATATGATTGGTGCCGGATTGGGGGTAGAGGCAATTCTATTTGCACTAACCGGATTTATTCAGCCTGAACCGGAGCCGGCATGGGAAAGGGTATATCCTGAATTAAGAGATGATTTTGATGGTGAACTGCCTAAAGCTTCGGCCAGACCTGTTGCTGCACCGGCAAGTTTTTCTTCAACTGCGGCTTTAGATAAAATGTTGGTAGACGCTAAAATTGGCCCAGAATTGATTGAAAGCCTGGGTACAGGCTTACGCACTTTCGGAGATAAGGTTGCCGCCATATCTAATGTTGCTGATGTTTCAACTGCAACTGCTGAATTCACAGGTAAAATCAAAGGCGCATCTGCAAGTTTTGATAACTTAAATAATGCATTTGAAAAAGCTACCTCGCAATTGGTTGAAATGGGCGAAAGCAATGTTGCTTCTAAATCTTACCATGAGCAGGTAAATACGCTTGCTAAAAATTTATCAGCTTTAAATGCTGTTTATGAATTAGAACTACAGGATTCAAGTGCTCACTTAAAATCTATGAATAAGTTTTACCAGAACTTGTCTCTTACAATGAACAACTTTAATGAATCAATGGAAGATTCTAAACAGTTTAAAGATGAAGTAGGTAAACTGGCTAAAAATCTGGCATCATTGAATGCTATTTATGGCAATATGTTATCTGCTATGAATCAGCCACGCGGATAA
- the gldM gene encoding gliding motility protein GldM: MAGGKQTTRQKMINIMYLVLLAMLALNVSDTILNAFKNINDSLVSSKTNVNTSIEQLFTSFQNTKLKDEPARAQPIWEKANKAKAYADELNNYVQKLKDRFNAEGKGIDEETGDLVERANLDIAQGIMINDKEGQKLKVKINETREKLIALLDEKDRGGVTFTLEAKDAAKSINGNKKWEDINFSEGTPLTAANTILTKIQSDVKNAEAEIVKKLFGNMDKALVNLDQFEAVAVAPSSYVVQGQPYTAQVFLTASDSRSNPEISVGGNALSVKEGKGTYTGGTGSVGVFKWKGIIRVRQTDGQIKEYPTAEQSYQVAKPSATVSPDKMNVIYAGIPNPFSVSAAGFPLESVRASISGGSISGGNGKYTVNVDGGQVGKTLSINVSATNAGKTLNLGSQQFRVKGLPTPRAYVKGKAGGNVPLEWLESAGGIETQLEDFVFDVKFRVIRFSATFINPKADAVTIPCNGGGFNGQIKGALNSIKPNATIIFKDIVCEGPDGRQKVLDGITFVAK, from the coding sequence ATGGCCGGAGGAAAACAGACAACGAGACAGAAGATGATCAATATCATGTATTTGGTATTGTTAGCTATGCTCGCCCTAAACGTATCAGATACCATATTAAACGCTTTTAAAAACATCAATGATAGTTTAGTTAGTTCAAAAACTAATGTAAATACGAGCATTGAACAATTGTTTACATCGTTTCAAAATACAAAATTAAAAGATGAGCCTGCAAGGGCACAACCTATATGGGAAAAGGCTAATAAAGCCAAAGCTTATGCAGATGAGCTGAATAATTATGTGCAAAAACTGAAAGACAGATTTAATGCTGAAGGGAAAGGTATTGATGAGGAAACAGGTGATCTTGTTGAAAGAGCAAACCTTGATATTGCACAAGGCATTATGATTAATGATAAAGAAGGTCAGAAGCTTAAAGTTAAGATCAATGAAACCCGCGAGAAATTAATTGCTTTGCTGGATGAGAAAGATCGTGGAGGTGTAACCTTTACTCTTGAGGCTAAAGACGCTGCGAAAAGCATTAACGGCAATAAAAAATGGGAAGATATTAACTTTAGTGAAGGTACCCCACTTACTGCTGCAAATACAATTTTGACTAAAATACAATCTGACGTTAAAAATGCTGAGGCCGAGATTGTAAAGAAATTATTCGGTAACATGGATAAAGCACTTGTAAATTTAGATCAGTTTGAGGCGGTGGCTGTAGCACCAAGTTCATACGTGGTACAAGGCCAGCCGTACACTGCACAGGTTTTTTTAACCGCCAGCGATTCAAGATCTAATCCTGAAATTTCTGTGGGTGGAAATGCTTTATCTGTTAAAGAGGGGAAAGGAACTTATACCGGAGGTACAGGAAGTGTTGGTGTATTTAAATGGAAGGGTATCATCCGCGTTAGACAAACTGACGGACAGATTAAAGAATATCCTACGGCAGAACAGAGCTATCAGGTAGCTAAGCCTTCTGCTACGGTATCACCAGATAAAATGAATGTTATTTATGCAGGTATTCCTAACCCATTCTCTGTTTCTGCAGCTGGTTTCCCTTTAGAAAGTGTTCGTGCTTCTATTTCAGGAGGATCAATTTCGGGCGGTAATGGTAAGTATACTGTTAATGTTGACGGTGGACAGGTTGGTAAAACTTTGAGTATTAATGTTTCTGCAACTAATGCAGGTAAAACATTAAATTTGGGTTCTCAGCAGTTCAGAGTTAAAGGCTTGCCAACACCAAGAGCATATGTAAAAGGCAAAGCCGGAGGAAATGTTCCTTTGGAATGGCTAGAAAGTGCCGGTGGAATTGAAACACAACTTGAAGATTTTGTTTTTGATGTTAAGTTCAGAGTGATCAGGTTTTCTGCTACCTTTATTAATCCAAAAGCAGATGCTGTTACCATTCCATGTAATGGGGGCGGTTTTAACGGACAGATTAAAGGTGCTTTAAATTCTATTAAACCTAATGCAACTATTATCTTTAAGGATATTGTTTGTGAAGGACCGGATGGAAGACAAAAAGTTTTGGATGGAATTACATTTGTAGCAAAATAG
- the gldN gene encoding gliding motility protein GldN, with protein sequence MKNVLGIVALLLLSIGAYAQVPATPVKTDSVKKTKIKTPPKDGFAVRRDIDSNVMVPYADVREEDVYYAKRIWREIDLRDTINSVLKAEDSKLIDILLEAIGNEELTVYSNKDTTAGKLLDDNDSFRIALTAQEALQSARGVSEGVADSATGKIAEPSLRRLRSDEFLKYRIKEDWILDSKRSVFEPRIVGIAPMKEVEGHWQPVFWVYYDDARELLSKKRLTNPGNDASTLTFDDFFVRRLFSSYVVKETNPGNKNITDMLGLTDPKDPRKLYESERIKKSISDFEQSLWEY encoded by the coding sequence ATGAAAAATGTGTTAGGTATTGTTGCATTATTGTTGTTAAGTATTGGTGCTTATGCCCAGGTACCTGCAACTCCGGTGAAGACAGATTCAGTTAAAAAAACTAAGATCAAAACTCCACCAAAGGATGGGTTTGCAGTACGAAGAGACATTGACAGTAATGTAATGGTTCCATATGCTGATGTAAGAGAAGAAGATGTTTATTATGCTAAAAGAATTTGGCGTGAAATTGATTTGAGAGACACAATTAACTCAGTGCTTAAAGCTGAGGATTCGAAACTAATAGATATCTTATTGGAAGCAATAGGAAACGAGGAATTAACCGTTTATTCTAATAAAGACACCACAGCTGGAAAGCTTCTTGATGATAATGATTCGTTTCGTATTGCTTTGACTGCCCAAGAGGCTTTACAAAGCGCAAGAGGTGTAAGCGAGGGTGTTGCAGATTCTGCAACAGGAAAAATTGCTGAACCGTCTTTAAGAAGGTTAAGATCTGATGAGTTTTTAAAATACAGAATAAAGGAGGATTGGATTTTAGACTCCAAGCGTTCTGTTTTTGAACCAAGAATTGTTGGTATTGCACCGATGAAGGAGGTTGAAGGACATTGGCAGCCGGTATTTTGGGTGTATTATGATGATGCACGTGAGCTGTTAAGTAAAAAACGCCTTACTAACCCAGGTAATGATGCTTCTACCTTAACTTTTGATGACTTTTTTGTTAGAAGGTTGTTTTCTAGTTATGTGGTTAAAGAAACCAATCCTGGAAATAAGAATATTACAGATATGTTAGGACTGACAGATCCTAAAGATCCCCGGAAATTATATGAGTCTGAGCGTATAAAGAAATCAATTTCTGATTTTGAGCAAAGCCTTTGGGAGTATTAG
- the uvrC gene encoding excinuclease ABC subunit UvrC, producing the protein MSAFDYKKAVSDIPHKPGVYQFWDNEGILIYIGKAKDLRNRVGSYFNKDNQMNGKTRVLVSKIRKITFTIVDTEIDAWLLENSLIKKHQPRYNIMLKDDKTYPWIIIKKEAFPRIYWTRKMIKDGSTYFGPYASVGMMHTILDLIKETYPLRTCNLPLTDKNISDNKFKVCLEYQIGNCKGPCQAYQTHEDYDNSIEEIKDILNGKIGNVIRDVKQVIKSAVEQLNFEYAHQYQLKLQVLEKYQSKSTVVNSAITNIDVVSIASDERYAFVNYLKVTNGSIIQTQTIEIKKRLDETDEELLTIAITEFRTKFHSTSKEIIVPFDIVLLDASLKFTVPKLGEKKKLLELSQKNVLFFKKERLNQYEKLNPDLRTDRILTQMQKDLKLTQLPKHIECFDNSNFQGQYPVSAIVVFKDAKPSKKDYRHFNVKTVEGPNDFATMEEAVYRRYKRMLEEGSTLPQLIIIDGGKGQLSSALSSLKKLGIDKKVTVIGIAKRLEELYYPGDSYPLYLDKKSETLKVIQQLRDEAHRFGITFHRKKRDQGTLKTELEQIGGIGKTTADKLLRHFKSVKKIKEASEAELSTVLNKKQVQTLFNHFKQKSPDV; encoded by the coding sequence ATGAGTGCTTTTGACTATAAAAAGGCTGTTAGTGATATCCCTCATAAACCTGGTGTATATCAGTTTTGGGATAACGAAGGCATTCTAATTTATATTGGTAAGGCAAAAGATTTAAGGAACAGGGTTGGATCCTATTTTAATAAGGACAATCAGATGAATGGAAAAACAAGAGTACTTGTTTCCAAAATCAGAAAAATAACCTTTACCATTGTTGACACCGAAATTGATGCATGGCTGCTCGAAAACAGTCTGATAAAAAAGCACCAGCCAAGGTATAACATCATGCTTAAGGATGATAAGACATACCCATGGATTATCATCAAAAAAGAGGCTTTTCCTCGTATATACTGGACCAGAAAAATGATTAAGGATGGATCTACCTATTTTGGCCCATATGCCTCAGTGGGTATGATGCATACTATACTGGATCTAATTAAAGAAACATATCCACTGCGTACCTGTAACCTCCCGCTTACCGATAAGAACATCAGCGACAACAAATTTAAAGTTTGTCTGGAGTATCAGATCGGCAATTGCAAAGGCCCTTGTCAAGCCTATCAAACGCATGAAGATTATGACAACAGTATAGAAGAAATCAAAGATATCCTAAATGGGAAAATAGGTAATGTAATACGCGATGTAAAGCAGGTAATTAAAAGTGCTGTTGAACAACTGAATTTCGAATATGCACATCAATACCAGCTAAAACTGCAGGTACTTGAAAAATATCAAAGCAAATCAACTGTAGTAAATAGCGCTATTACCAATATAGATGTAGTAAGTATTGCTTCAGACGAACGATATGCTTTCGTTAATTATCTAAAAGTAACTAATGGCAGTATTATTCAGACTCAAACCATTGAAATCAAGAAACGATTAGATGAAACCGACGAAGAGTTGCTTACAATTGCCATAACAGAATTCAGAACAAAATTCCACAGTACATCTAAAGAAATCATTGTCCCTTTTGACATTGTACTTCTTGATGCCAGCCTTAAATTTACAGTGCCAAAACTGGGTGAAAAGAAAAAACTATTAGAGCTATCCCAGAAGAATGTATTGTTTTTCAAAAAAGAAAGGCTAAACCAATACGAAAAGCTTAATCCTGATCTAAGAACAGACCGGATTCTTACCCAAATGCAAAAGGACCTAAAATTGACCCAGTTACCAAAACATATAGAGTGTTTTGATAATTCGAACTTCCAGGGTCAGTATCCGGTTTCAGCAATTGTAGTTTTTAAGGATGCCAAACCATCAAAAAAAGATTACAGACACTTTAATGTGAAAACCGTTGAGGGACCAAATGACTTTGCTACAATGGAAGAAGCTGTTTACAGACGATATAAGCGCATGTTGGAAGAAGGAAGCACATTACCTCAACTTATAATCATTGACGGTGGTAAAGGCCAGCTATCATCAGCATTGTCAAGTTTAAAAAAGCTGGGAATAGACAAAAAGGTAACTGTAATTGGAATTGCCAAGCGCCTTGAAGAATTATACTATCCAGGGGATTCTTATCCTTTATACCTTGATAAAAAATCTGAAACACTAAAGGTAATTCAACAATTAAGAGATGAGGCACATAGATTCGGTATAACATTTCATAGAAAGAAAAGGGATCAAGGCACATTAAAAACAGAGCTGGAACAAATAGGCGGTATAGGAAAAACAACAGCCGATAAGCTGCTAAGACACTTCAAATCAGTAAAAAAAATAAAAGAGGCATCAGAAGCAGAACTTTCTACAGTGTTAAACAAGAAACAAGTACAAACCCTTTTTAATCACTTCAAACAAAAAAGTCCTGATGTTTAA
- a CDS encoding penicillin-binding protein 1A yields the protein MRKTLSQEDIRKYNFTLWKLLIGGIVLFALFIVCIGFGLFGELPSFRDIEHPKSNQASEIVTDDGKVLGTYFVQNRSNVTYPEISPNVINALIATEDIRFREHSGIDFKRTFTIFLYAIVGKKQGGSTITQQLALNLFSEEGRQKNFAKRILQKFQEWVIAVKLERNYTKEEIIVMYLNTVDFGNQAYGIKSAARVYFNTTPDKLSVSQAATLVGILKGITRYSPTRNPERSLARRNTIMGLMLKEDLLTQQQFDAEQQKPLGLRFSAATVNDGIAPYFRAVLKNDIRRIFEERSITKPDGTPYDLDRDGLKIITTLNYDMQVAAEDAQKEYMKTLQQSFINSWKGRNPFKGKEAQIEQGVKRSDRYKALQLEGKSDAEIKEDFNTPTRLTIFTWKGNIDTLMKPIDSVKYYKMLLRNAMMAMDPQTGYVKAWVGGINFEHFKYDQVKMGTRQVGSTAKPFTYAVAVENGYSPCFSVLNEPVTIETPGSPPWTPRSGGTVPGYLTLQKGLALSQNYIAAYLMKQVGPTAVATLAKKMGITSEVPAYPSIALGSFDASVYDMVGAYSVFANKGIWTKPIYILRIEDKNGVVLHSEKPIPVPAMNEEVAYVMTRMLRGVVTNGTGWRLAGRFGIKTPIGGKTGTTQNNSDGWFMGISPQLVAGVWTGCEDRAFHFTSTAQGDGATTALPIFAGFMKRVYANPKLNISKADFEPPKNGVSITFDCNQYQQQEQKTELDEKLGF from the coding sequence ATGAGGAAAACACTTTCGCAGGAAGACATCAGAAAGTATAACTTTACATTATGGAAATTATTAATTGGCGGAATAGTTCTTTTTGCCCTTTTTATAGTTTGCATCGGATTTGGACTATTTGGAGAGCTCCCATCATTCAGAGATATTGAACACCCGAAAAGCAATCAGGCCTCAGAAATTGTTACTGATGATGGTAAAGTATTAGGCACTTATTTTGTACAAAACCGTTCAAATGTTACTTACCCGGAAATCTCACCAAATGTTATTAACGCACTGATAGCAACTGAGGACATCCGATTCAGAGAACATTCAGGTATCGATTTCAAGCGTACATTCACCATATTTCTTTACGCCATTGTTGGTAAAAAACAAGGAGGCAGTACAATCACACAGCAGCTTGCACTAAACCTATTTTCTGAAGAAGGGAGACAAAAAAACTTTGCCAAGCGTATTTTACAAAAATTTCAGGAATGGGTTATAGCCGTAAAATTAGAACGGAACTATACCAAAGAGGAAATTATTGTAATGTATCTAAACACTGTAGATTTTGGCAATCAGGCATATGGTATCAAGTCGGCTGCCCGTGTATATTTTAATACTACTCCAGATAAACTTAGTGTTTCACAAGCTGCTACCCTTGTAGGAATCCTAAAAGGTATTACCAGATACTCGCCTACCCGCAACCCGGAACGTTCCCTGGCCAGAAGAAATACAATTATGGGTCTGATGCTTAAGGAAGACCTGCTTACCCAACAGCAATTTGATGCGGAGCAGCAAAAACCACTTGGTTTAAGGTTTAGTGCCGCAACAGTAAACGATGGAATTGCACCGTATTTCAGAGCTGTATTAAAAAACGATATCAGACGAATATTTGAAGAACGATCTATAACAAAACCTGATGGAACCCCATATGACCTGGATAGAGATGGTTTAAAAATAATTACTACCCTAAACTACGATATGCAAGTTGCGGCTGAAGATGCACAAAAAGAATATATGAAAACTCTTCAGCAGTCATTTATCAATAGTTGGAAAGGGCGAAATCCTTTTAAAGGAAAAGAAGCCCAGATAGAACAAGGAGTTAAAAGATCCGACAGGTATAAAGCTTTACAACTTGAAGGTAAATCAGATGCAGAAATTAAAGAAGACTTTAACACACCTACCCGCCTAACCATCTTTACCTGGAAAGGGAACATAGATACATTAATGAAGCCTATCGATTCAGTAAAGTATTACAAAATGCTTTTAAGGAATGCAATGATGGCCATGGATCCGCAAACAGGATATGTTAAAGCATGGGTTGGCGGTATCAATTTTGAGCATTTCAAATATGACCAGGTCAAAATGGGTACCAGACAAGTAGGCTCAACTGCAAAGCCATTTACCTATGCAGTAGCAGTAGAAAATGGATACTCTCCGTGCTTTTCTGTACTTAATGAACCCGTTACAATAGAAACTCCTGGAAGTCCGCCTTGGACTCCACGTTCAGGAGGTACAGTGCCCGGGTACTTAACCCTGCAAAAAGGGCTTGCACTTTCTCAAAACTATATTGCCGCTTATCTGATGAAACAAGTAGGCCCAACTGCAGTTGCCACACTTGCTAAAAAGATGGGGATAACCTCAGAAGTACCTGCATATCCATCCATAGCCCTGGGCTCTTTTGATGCCTCCGTTTATGATATGGTAGGAGCCTACAGTGTTTTTGCAAATAAAGGTATCTGGACAAAACCAATCTATATTTTAAGAATAGAAGATAAGAACGGAGTTGTTTTACACAGTGAAAAACCAATCCCGGTTCCTGCAATGAATGAAGAAGTTGCCTACGTTATGACCCGCATGCTTAGAGGTGTAGTAACAAACGGAACGGGCTGGAGATTAGCTGGCAGATTTGGAATTAAAACTCCAATTGGTGGCAAAACAGGAACAACACAAAACAACTCAGATGGATGGTTTATGGGTATCAGTCCACAATTAGTTGCCGGGGTATGGACAGGTTGCGAGGATAGAGCATTCCATTTTACAAGTACAGCACAGGGAGATGGAGCTACCACAGCCCTTCCTATATTTGCCGGCTTCATGAAACGTGTGTATGCAAATCCAAAATTAAATATTTCTAAAGCAGATTTTGAGCCTCCTAAAAATGGTGTTTCTATTACCTTTGATTGTAACCAATATCAACAACAGGAACAAAAAACTGAACTTGATGAAAAACTAGGTTTCTAA
- a CDS encoding tetratricopeptide repeat protein produces the protein MQNLTARYNYIYNSKVLLINHQQELTETYVDNYDQILPVYLGPETDNNEVSTSLNLKPMDDIIKKAQTIILEKSYSNYTDDAYILLGKANFFNGNYFNAAEYFDYTAKTYKGNVSSYLEALNWKARSLMQLKRISEANKVLDTLESILPSIKKKSKLSEPFATLAQMCIYLDNSAAAISYLKDAIKASPGTDNRIRWTYILAQLYEKQKNYPDALINYRKVVKSNASFEMYFNANLNQIKLRTLESGPQKANKQNQLLALLKDDKNLDYNDQVYFQIAETHAADEQYIEALKYYQLSIQKSTTNQYQKGLSYLKIADLNFKVFKDYLKAKSYYDSTVNTLPKNYPGYELILKKNQNLQYLTNRYQIISIEDTLQSIAKLPEASRAEKIQLLANPVVAPVQTANTNSASATGYQPNYSRNNTNQLQSSFYFSNPTAIAIGFSDFKRKWGNRKLENNWRQSIRTSAQETSQEIASNINTTTDDTEATQAVKDPQTLIKQYTDSLPVTPELLAKSNQKIINAYYEIASFYLQELSSPEEAAEVYQQLLNRFPENNHLAATYYSLFLINKGIDEPKSIDFKNKVLKDFPSSIYAKIILDPSFSLKQSELETAINKQYNDVFDQYLKKDFNSVINHVNEISKGNTNSFLAPQFAYLKAIAIGRTNKVDALLTAFSSITEQFPDDQLITPLVKGNAAYINDHLADFQKRDTALIDFDPNEPPYFGPIRSTPIVVKAPTAVPIQKTDQIVKPAELVTAPAPQQTSPDVPKAPAIKVDGPFSTATSTVYYFVIDVADASLTLSSSRFGIGQFNRGNYAGSSLKHQLKEFDNDQLIYVGNFSNFDDAKTYASGITPQLKQIMKVPVNIYTSFIISKDNFDKLTSKTLLDKYIEFYKNNY, from the coding sequence ATGCAAAATTTAACCGCCCGCTATAATTATATTTATAACTCTAAAGTTCTTTTAATTAATCATCAACAGGAACTTACAGAAACCTACGTTGATAATTACGACCAAATACTCCCTGTTTACCTGGGCCCGGAAACAGACAATAATGAAGTAAGCACTTCTCTGAACTTAAAGCCTATGGACGACATCATTAAAAAGGCCCAAACTATTATTCTAGAGAAAAGCTATAGCAACTATACTGATGATGCCTATATATTACTAGGGAAAGCCAATTTTTTCAATGGCAATTATTTCAATGCCGCTGAATATTTTGATTATACAGCCAAAACTTATAAGGGCAATGTAAGTAGCTATCTGGAAGCCCTCAATTGGAAAGCACGCAGCCTTATGCAGTTAAAAAGAATCAGCGAGGCAAATAAAGTATTAGATACCCTTGAATCTATCCTTCCAAGTATTAAAAAGAAAAGCAAACTTTCTGAACCATTTGCAACCCTAGCGCAAATGTGTATTTATCTCGATAACAGTGCGGCCGCCATCTCATATTTAAAAGATGCAATTAAAGCTAGTCCAGGAACAGACAACAGAATTCGCTGGACTTACATACTTGCCCAGCTTTATGAAAAACAAAAAAACTACCCTGATGCGTTAATAAACTACAGAAAAGTAGTTAAAAGTAATGCCTCTTTTGAAATGTATTTCAACGCTAATCTTAATCAGATTAAGCTAAGAACGCTTGAAAGCGGTCCGCAAAAAGCTAATAAACAAAATCAATTGCTAGCGCTCTTAAAAGACGATAAAAATCTGGACTACAATGATCAGGTATATTTTCAAATTGCTGAAACCCATGCTGCAGACGAACAATATATCGAAGCGCTAAAATACTATCAGCTATCAATTCAGAAAAGCACTACAAACCAATATCAAAAAGGTCTCAGCTATTTAAAAATAGCCGATTTAAATTTCAAGGTTTTTAAAGATTACCTTAAGGCTAAATCATACTATGATAGCACTGTTAACACATTACCAAAAAACTATCCGGGTTATGAGCTTATTCTTAAGAAAAACCAAAACCTACAATATTTAACCAACAGATATCAAATTATAAGTATCGAAGATACTTTGCAAAGCATTGCAAAATTACCAGAGGCTAGCCGCGCTGAAAAGATACAACTCCTTGCAAACCCAGTAGTAGCCCCAGTTCAGACTGCGAATACCAATTCAGCTTCAGCAACAGGCTACCAACCAAATTATAGTCGGAACAATACTAATCAGCTTCAAAGTTCATTCTATTTCAGTAATCCAACTGCAATTGCAATAGGGTTCTCAGACTTTAAAAGAAAATGGGGTAATAGAAAATTAGAAAACAACTGGCGCCAAAGCATTCGAACATCCGCTCAGGAGACCTCCCAGGAAATTGCCAGCAACATCAACACAACAACTGATGATACTGAAGCAACTCAGGCTGTTAAAGACCCCCAAACACTTATAAAGCAATACACCGATTCTCTGCCAGTTACACCAGAGCTTCTGGCAAAATCGAATCAAAAAATCATTAATGCCTATTATGAAATAGCCAGCTTCTATTTACAGGAACTTAGCAGCCCTGAAGAAGCAGCAGAAGTTTATCAACAATTATTAAACCGCTTTCCTGAAAACAATCATTTAGCGGCCACTTATTATAGTTTGTTTTTAATCAATAAAGGAATTGACGAACCAAAATCAATAGATTTTAAGAATAAGGTACTCAAAGATTTCCCTTCATCAATTTATGCCAAAATCATCCTTGATCCTTCATTCTCTTTAAAACAATCAGAACTGGAAACAGCCATAAACAAACAATATAATGATGTATTTGACCAATACTTAAAGAAAGACTTCAATTCAGTTATAAATCATGTTAATGAGATCTCAAAAGGTAATACAAATAGCTTTCTTGCACCACAGTTTGCCTATTTAAAAGCAATTGCAATTGGAAGAACCAACAAGGTTGATGCTTTGTTAACTGCTTTTAGCAGTATCACCGAGCAATTCCCTGACGACCAGCTCATCACTCCTCTTGTTAAAGGCAATGCTGCCTATATTAATGATCATCTTGCCGATTTCCAGAAAAGGGACACAGCGCTTATCGATTTCGATCCTAATGAGCCTCCTTATTTTGGCCCAATCCGGTCAACTCCTATTGTTGTAAAAGCTCCGACGGCCGTTCCAATTCAAAAAACAGATCAAATTGTAAAACCGGCAGAACTTGTTACAGCGCCGGCGCCTCAACAAACAAGCCCAGATGTACCTAAAGCTCCTGCAATAAAGGTCGACGGTCCATTTAGTACAGCAACATCAACTGTTTATTATTTCGTTATAGACGTCGCCGATGCCTCTTTAACATTAAGTTCTTCTCGCTTTGGCATAGGTCAGTTTAACCGCGGAAACTATGCTGGTAGCAGCTTAAAACACCAATTAAAAGAATTTGACAATGATCAACTTATTTATGTGGGGAACTTTAGTAATTTTGATGACGCAAAAACCTATGCATCCGGAATCACTCCACAGCTAAAACAAATAATGAAAGTTCCCGTTAATATTTACACAAGTTTCATCATCAGCAAGGATAATTTCGACAAGCTTACCAGTAAAACATTGCTGGATAAGTACATAGAATTTTATAAAAACAACTATTAA
- a CDS encoding AtpZ/AtpI family protein — MTDQEEKKKGLSTFAKYSSISFQMLAIIGVFAFIGYKIDEYRGSKTRIITALFSLIGVGAAMYQVVKQLNKK; from the coding sequence ATGACTGATCAGGAAGAAAAGAAAAAGGGCTTAAGCACATTTGCCAAATACTCATCAATTAGCTTTCAGATGTTGGCAATAATAGGTGTATTTGCATTCATCGGATATAAAATTGATGAATACAGAGGGAGTAAAACACGTATTATAACTGCTTTGTTTAGCTTGATAGGTGTAGGAGCGGCCATGTATCAGGTTGTAAAACAGTTGAATAAAAAATAA